One segment of Streptomyces sp. NBC_01463 DNA contains the following:
- a CDS encoding GNAT family N-acetyltransferase, translating into MPATTPLPVTLTGRHVRIEPLSPDHLDGLFEAGGGDDEVWRWQGGPTPHTPQELGEKLTALLAAARRGECVPLAVVDRASGRAVGWTTYMDIDVVNERLEIGSTWYGRAHWRSAVNTETKLLLITHAFEELGMGRVQLKTDHLNVRSQEAIARLGARREGVLRRHRRRPDGTWRDTVYFSLLADEWPEARARLEARLDGRLAASG; encoded by the coding sequence ATGCCTGCGACGACCCCGCTTCCCGTGACCCTGACCGGCCGCCACGTCCGCATCGAGCCGCTGTCCCCGGACCATCTCGACGGCCTCTTCGAGGCCGGCGGCGGTGACGACGAGGTCTGGCGCTGGCAGGGCGGACCGACGCCGCACACCCCGCAGGAGCTCGGCGAGAAGCTCACGGCGCTGCTCGCCGCCGCGCGCCGCGGGGAGTGCGTCCCCCTCGCCGTCGTCGACCGCGCGAGCGGCCGGGCGGTCGGCTGGACCACGTACATGGACATCGACGTGGTCAACGAACGTCTGGAGATCGGCTCGACCTGGTACGGCCGCGCCCACTGGCGCTCGGCGGTCAACACCGAGACCAAGCTGCTGCTGATCACCCACGCCTTCGAGGAACTCGGCATGGGGCGCGTGCAGTTGAAGACCGACCACCTCAACGTCCGTTCCCAGGAGGCGATCGCCCGGCTCGGCGCCCGGCGCGAGGGCGTGCTGCGCCGTCACCGCCGCCGCCCGGACGGCACCTGGCGCGACACGGTCTACTTCTCGCTGCTCGCCGACGAGTGGCCCGAGGCGAGGGCCCGTCTCGAAGCACGGCTCGACGGCAGGCTCGCAGCCAGCGGCTGA
- a CDS encoding MMPL family transporter: MRIRPVRMARWSARHPWRAIVGWFVFVLLCLGAGIAAGSNPATTEDFWVGEAGHAESMATDGGLQRRPAEHILIRAGSGPLDPERATAAARDLTARMEALPEVADVAPPVRSKDGTALRVTVVMNGAELDGRKNVVPLLDRTAQVAAAHPDLVVEETGSPAISKGVNDQRGEDLALSERLSLPVTLVILLVVFGSVVMAGVPLLLALSSIAATMGLAMLASHLMPDPGVGTNMILLMGLAVGVDYTLFYLKREREERARAAGRLSPEALVELAAATAGRAVVVSGLAVIVCTATLYLATDVIFSSLATGTVLVVAVAVLSSLTVLPALLVKLGRRADRRAAKKAARRAKRGAPARTTTAKPENGRIFGALMRPAQRHPAITLCVSVLVMLAVAAPAVGLKLIDPGKDTFSRSIPAMRVYDRLTAAYPELLVKHEVVSRATPGRAPEVRQALTELGRRAQADPLFARTGQPVVRTSADGRTSVLELAVPHPAPSDEAIASLDHLRHRYIPATVGELTSVDTAVSGDVARGQDYVHHERDKLPLVIGFLLLLTFVTTAVAFRSVVVGLLGVVLNLLSAAAAMGALVLVFQGTWAEGLLDFDSLGAIASRVPLFLFVLLFGLSMDYQVFVVSRIKEAMEHGMTAREAVLDGIARSAKVVTSAALVMVTIFAAFVFLHLTEMKQMGFCLAVAVLLDAVVIRMMVLPSALLLLGERAWRPLRPTRGKDTGVRPAPAGSAAPAGPSVPHVG, translated from the coding sequence ATGAGAATTCGACCCGTACGTATGGCCCGTTGGAGCGCCCGGCACCCGTGGCGCGCGATCGTCGGCTGGTTCGTCTTCGTGCTGCTGTGCCTCGGCGCGGGCATCGCCGCCGGCAGCAACCCGGCCACCACCGAGGACTTCTGGGTCGGCGAGGCGGGGCACGCCGAGTCGATGGCCACCGACGGCGGCCTCCAGCGCCGGCCCGCCGAACACATCCTGATCCGCGCCGGATCCGGCCCCCTCGACCCGGAGCGGGCCACCGCCGCGGCCCGCGACCTCACCGCCCGGATGGAAGCGCTGCCCGAAGTGGCCGACGTGGCACCGCCGGTCCGCTCGAAGGACGGCACCGCCCTGCGGGTCACCGTGGTCATGAACGGCGCCGAACTGGACGGGAGGAAGAACGTGGTCCCGCTCCTCGACCGCACCGCCCAGGTCGCCGCCGCCCACCCGGACCTCGTCGTGGAGGAGACCGGGTCGCCCGCCATCAGCAAGGGCGTCAACGACCAGCGCGGCGAGGACCTCGCCCTGTCCGAGCGGCTCTCCCTGCCCGTGACGCTCGTCATCCTGCTGGTCGTGTTCGGCTCGGTGGTCATGGCCGGCGTGCCCCTGCTGCTGGCGCTCTCCTCGATCGCCGCGACGATGGGCCTGGCCATGCTGGCTTCGCACCTGATGCCCGACCCGGGCGTCGGGACCAACATGATCCTGCTCATGGGGCTCGCCGTCGGCGTCGACTACACCCTCTTCTACCTCAAGCGGGAGCGCGAGGAACGGGCCCGGGCGGCCGGGCGGCTCAGCCCCGAGGCGCTGGTGGAGCTCGCCGCGGCGACGGCGGGACGGGCCGTCGTGGTCTCCGGCCTCGCGGTGATCGTCTGCACCGCCACCCTCTACCTCGCCACCGACGTCATCTTCTCCTCGCTGGCGACCGGCACCGTCCTCGTCGTCGCGGTGGCCGTGCTCAGCTCCCTCACCGTGCTGCCCGCACTGCTCGTGAAGCTCGGCCGCCGCGCCGACCGCCGCGCCGCGAAGAAGGCCGCCCGCCGGGCGAAGCGCGGTGCGCCGGCCCGTACGACGACGGCGAAGCCCGAGAACGGCCGGATCTTCGGCGCCCTCATGCGCCCCGCGCAGCGCCACCCCGCGATCACCCTGTGCGTCTCGGTGCTGGTCATGCTCGCCGTGGCGGCGCCCGCGGTGGGCCTCAAGCTCATCGACCCGGGCAAGGACACCTTCTCCCGCTCCATCCCGGCGATGCGGGTCTACGACCGGCTGACCGCCGCGTACCCCGAACTCCTGGTCAAGCACGAGGTGGTGAGCCGGGCCACCCCCGGGCGGGCGCCCGAGGTCAGGCAGGCGCTGACCGAGCTGGGCCGGCGCGCCCAGGCGGACCCGCTCTTCGCCCGTACCGGGCAGCCCGTGGTGCGGACCTCGGCCGACGGCCGCACCAGCGTGCTGGAACTGGCGGTTCCGCACCCGGCGCCGTCCGACGAGGCGATCGCGTCGCTGGACCACCTGCGCCACCGCTACATCCCCGCGACCGTCGGTGAACTGACGTCCGTCGACACGGCGGTCAGCGGTGACGTGGCCCGCGGCCAGGACTACGTGCACCACGAGCGGGACAAGCTGCCGCTGGTGATCGGCTTCCTGCTGCTGCTCACCTTCGTGACGACCGCGGTGGCGTTCCGCTCGGTGGTCGTCGGCCTGCTCGGAGTCGTACTGAACCTGCTCTCCGCGGCCGCCGCCATGGGCGCGCTCGTCCTGGTCTTCCAGGGCACCTGGGCGGAGGGACTGCTCGACTTCGACTCCCTCGGCGCCATCGCGTCCAGGGTGCCGCTCTTCCTCTTCGTCCTCCTCTTCGGTCTGTCGATGGACTACCAGGTCTTCGTCGTCAGCCGGATCAAGGAGGCCATGGAGCACGGTATGACGGCCCGCGAAGCGGTCCTCGACGGCATCGCCCGCTCGGCGAAGGTGGTGACGAGCGCGGCACTCGTCATGGTCACGATCTTCGCGGCCTTCGTCTTCCTGCACCTCACCGAGATGAAGCAGATGGGCTTCTGCCTGGCGGTCGCGGTCCTGCTGGACGCCGTGGTGATCCGGATGATGGTGCTGCCGTCCGCGCTGCTCCTCCTCGGGGAGCGCGCCTGGCGGCCGCTGCGCCCGACACGCGGCAAGGACACCGGAGTCCGGCCCGCCCCGGCCGGCTCCGCAGCCCCGGCCGGCCCGTCCGTCCCGCACGTAGGCTGA
- a CDS encoding sensor histidine kinase, whose translation MLQRPQRGDPVWIWVLHGWEVFSWALIALVVLITMTGGTPPDRKLAIVALTAVLALCYALVRMRPGNRLLRPYGYLAVLVAVLGGLSGLGDGFGVFYTVMITQFIVFADSPRGAILFTGLGALAITVGGSLREGGGADVFLTNTLSSAAVWAVAVVMVLLTPRALAQRDERAFLRAELKSTQVELAEVYQRQGAAEERERLAREIHDTLAQGFASIIVLAEAARSQLAVDVDRSAQQLQSIEQTARENLAEARVLVGAAPSSGVAPGSVAATLRRTLDRFTEDTGLDVSAELADIDCDQPTRIALLRCTQESLANIRKHAAATTVGVVLAHGPDAVELEITDDGRGFAVEDSHGFGLDGMRKRLAEFGGGLTVTSSLGDGTRILATIPLAPDGQV comes from the coding sequence ATGCTTCAACGGCCTCAGCGCGGCGATCCGGTCTGGATCTGGGTGCTCCACGGGTGGGAGGTCTTCTCCTGGGCGCTGATCGCGCTCGTCGTCCTGATCACGATGACGGGCGGCACCCCGCCGGACCGGAAGCTCGCCATCGTCGCGCTGACGGCCGTGCTCGCCCTCTGTTACGCGCTGGTGCGCATGCGCCCCGGCAACCGGCTGCTGAGGCCCTACGGCTATCTGGCCGTGCTCGTCGCCGTGCTGGGCGGCCTGTCCGGCCTGGGCGACGGCTTCGGGGTGTTCTACACCGTGATGATCACGCAGTTCATCGTCTTCGCGGACAGCCCCCGGGGCGCGATCCTCTTCACCGGGCTCGGCGCCCTGGCCATCACGGTCGGCGGCAGTCTGCGGGAGGGCGGCGGAGCCGATGTGTTCCTCACCAACACCCTCTCCTCGGCCGCCGTCTGGGCGGTGGCCGTCGTGATGGTGCTGCTCACCCCGCGCGCACTCGCCCAGCGCGACGAACGTGCGTTCCTGCGGGCCGAGTTGAAGAGCACGCAGGTCGAACTGGCCGAGGTCTACCAGCGCCAGGGCGCGGCGGAGGAACGCGAACGCCTCGCCCGGGAGATCCACGACACCCTCGCCCAGGGCTTCGCCTCCATCATCGTGCTCGCCGAGGCGGCGAGGTCGCAGCTGGCCGTGGACGTCGACCGCAGCGCCCAGCAGCTCCAGTCCATCGAGCAGACGGCCCGGGAGAACCTCGCCGAGGCCCGGGTCCTGGTCGGGGCCGCCCCCAGCAGCGGGGTGGCCCCCGGATCGGTGGCCGCGACGCTCCGCCGCACCCTGGACCGCTTCACCGAGGACACCGGACTCGACGTCTCGGCTGAACTCGCGGACATCGACTGCGACCAGCCGACCCGGATCGCGCTGCTGCGCTGCACCCAGGAGTCCCTGGCCAACATCCGCAAGCACGCGGCGGCGACCACGGTCGGCGTGGTCCTGGCGCACGGGCCTGACGCCGTCGAGCTGGAGATCACCGACGACGGCCGCGGGTTCGCCGTCGAGGACTCCCACGGCTTCGGCCTGGACGGCATGCGCAAACGGCTCGCGGAGTTCGGCGGCGGCCTCACCGTCACCAGCTCGCTCGGCGACGGCACCCGGATCCTCGCCACCATCCCGCTCGCCCCCGACGGTCAGGTGTGA
- a CDS encoding response regulator transcription factor has product MTAEPATPSPLRIILADDHTVMRAGLVALLSSEPTVEIVGEAGDGREAVRLVERLRPDVALLDLRMPVLDGVGATLEIVAGEAPTRVLILTTYDTDADIERGVEAGATGYLLKDATREQLVEAIHSASRGETVLAPRVAQRLVAKMRRPVAVTLTARESEVLRAVADGLSNVEIGRRLFIGEATVKTHLLRIFAKLDVSDRTRAVVVAMNTGLLQGR; this is encoded by the coding sequence ATGACAGCAGAGCCGGCCACCCCATCCCCCCTCCGGATCATCCTGGCCGACGACCACACGGTGATGCGGGCCGGACTCGTCGCGCTGCTGTCCTCGGAACCCACCGTCGAGATCGTGGGCGAGGCGGGCGACGGCCGCGAGGCGGTGCGCCTCGTCGAACGGCTGCGGCCCGACGTGGCGTTGCTGGACCTGCGGATGCCGGTGCTGGACGGGGTGGGCGCCACCCTGGAGATCGTCGCGGGCGAGGCCCCGACCCGGGTGCTGATCCTGACGACGTACGACACCGACGCGGACATCGAGCGCGGCGTCGAGGCGGGCGCCACCGGCTATCTCCTCAAGGACGCCACCCGCGAGCAGCTGGTGGAGGCGATCCACTCGGCGTCCCGCGGCGAGACCGTCCTCGCCCCGCGGGTGGCCCAGCGCCTGGTGGCGAAGATGCGCCGGCCGGTGGCCGTCACGCTGACCGCCCGCGAGTCCGAGGTGCTGCGGGCGGTCGCGGACGGCCTGTCGAACGTGGAGATCGGCCGCCGGCTGTTCATCGGCGAGGCCACGGTGAAGACCCATCTGCTGCGGATCTTCGCCAAGCTCGACGTCAGCGACCGCACCCGCGCGGTGGTGGTCGCGATGAACACGGGTCTGCTGCAAGGGCGTTAG
- a CDS encoding P-II family nitrogen regulator: MKLITAIVRPHRLDEVKTALQELGVHGLTVTEASGYGRQHGHTEVYRGAEYRVDLVPKVRIEVVVADPDTEPVIDAMVRAARTDRIGDGKVWVQPVETVVRVRTGERGPDAL; this comes from the coding sequence ATGAAGCTGATCACCGCGATCGTCAGACCGCACCGCCTCGACGAGGTGAAGACCGCGCTGCAGGAACTCGGCGTGCACGGGCTCACCGTCACCGAAGCCAGCGGATACGGGCGGCAGCACGGCCACACCGAGGTGTACCGGGGCGCCGAGTACCGCGTCGACCTGGTCCCCAAGGTCCGGATCGAGGTCGTCGTCGCGGACCCGGACACCGAGCCGGTCATCGACGCGATGGTGCGCGCCGCCCGGACCGACCGGATCGGCGACGGCAAGGTGTGGGTGCAGCCGGTGGAGACGGTGGTGCGGGTCCGCACGGGCGAGCGCGGACCCGACGCGCTCTAG
- a CDS encoding ammonium transporter produces the protein MAATGLDTGDTAWLLAATALVLLMTPGLALFYGGMVRSKNVLNMLMMSFVSIALVTVAWLLAGYSLAFGDDAFGGVIGDLRHVGMAGIGPDTLTGSVPTLLFTTFQLTFAIITAALISGAIADRTKFAAWLVLVPVWTLLVYAPVAHWVWGPGGWIKDSLGALDFAGGLVVEIASGASGLALALVVGPRIGFRKDAMRPHNLPMVMLGAGLLWFGWLGFNGGSALGANGLAAASLLNTLVAGCTGLLGWLFVEQKRDGHPTTFGAASGAVAGLVAITPACGTVGILGGAAVGLTAGVVCSYAVAWKFRFGYDDSLDVVGVHFVGGIVGTLLIGLFATAAMTGGAEGLLYGGGFGQLARQAVAVLAVAAYTFLMTYAIGKAVDRLMGLRASEDDELTGLDQTVHAESAYDHGALGHGAPQAVTRPTTLTKDRKPAS, from the coding sequence GTGGCCGCGACAGGCCTCGACACAGGCGACACCGCCTGGCTGCTCGCCGCCACCGCACTCGTTCTGCTGATGACTCCAGGGCTCGCGCTCTTCTACGGCGGCATGGTCCGCTCGAAGAACGTACTCAACATGCTCATGATGAGCTTCGTGTCGATCGCCCTCGTCACCGTCGCCTGGCTGCTCGCCGGGTACTCGCTGGCCTTCGGCGACGACGCGTTCGGCGGGGTCATCGGGGACCTCCGGCACGTCGGCATGGCCGGCATCGGGCCGGACACCCTCACCGGCAGCGTGCCGACCCTGCTGTTCACCACCTTCCAGCTGACGTTCGCGATCATCACGGCGGCGCTGATCAGCGGGGCGATCGCGGACCGTACGAAGTTCGCCGCCTGGCTCGTCCTCGTACCGGTGTGGACGCTGCTCGTCTACGCCCCCGTGGCGCACTGGGTCTGGGGTCCCGGCGGCTGGATCAAGGACTCGCTGGGCGCGCTGGACTTCGCCGGCGGGCTCGTCGTGGAGATCGCGTCCGGGGCGTCCGGGCTGGCGCTCGCCCTCGTGGTCGGGCCGCGCATCGGGTTCCGGAAGGACGCGATGCGCCCGCACAACCTGCCCATGGTGATGCTCGGCGCCGGACTGCTCTGGTTCGGCTGGCTCGGCTTCAACGGCGGTTCCGCGCTCGGCGCCAACGGCCTGGCGGCGGCCTCCCTCCTCAACACCCTGGTCGCCGGCTGCACCGGACTGCTCGGCTGGCTCTTCGTCGAGCAGAAGCGCGACGGCCACCCCACCACCTTCGGCGCGGCCTCGGGCGCGGTCGCCGGGCTGGTCGCGATCACCCCCGCGTGCGGCACGGTGGGCATCCTCGGCGGCGCCGCGGTCGGCCTCACCGCGGGCGTCGTCTGCTCGTACGCGGTCGCCTGGAAGTTCCGCTTCGGCTACGACGACTCGCTGGACGTGGTCGGCGTGCACTTCGTCGGCGGCATCGTCGGCACCCTGCTCATCGGCCTGTTCGCGACCGCCGCCATGACCGGTGGTGCGGAAGGGCTCCTCTACGGGGGCGGGTTCGGCCAGCTCGCCCGGCAGGCCGTCGCCGTACTCGCCGTGGCGGCGTACACGTTCCTCATGACGTACGCGATCGGCAAGGCGGTCGACCGCCTCATGGGCCTGCGGGCCTCCGAGGACGACGAGCTCACGGGCCTGGACCAGACAGTGCACGCGGAGAGCGCCTACGATCACGGCGCCCTGGGTCACGGCGCTCCGCAGGCCGTGACCCGGCCGACGACGCTCACCAAGGACAGGAAGCCCGCCTCATGA